The proteins below are encoded in one region of Juglans microcarpa x Juglans regia isolate MS1-56 chromosome 4D, Jm3101_v1.0, whole genome shotgun sequence:
- the LOC121259276 gene encoding uncharacterized protein LOC121259276, translating to MAFQGIGAFSRSLLLRFGPTAYNDPMEALTRLKQTSSVAGYMAQFETLSNRLRGLSDVHKLSCFLSGLKDELRIPIRMLRLQPYCQKTVALRRNMKLAPRFYGPFKVLQKLGSMAYHLELPPLF from the exons ATGGCTTTTCAAG GGATTGGGGCCTTTTCCAGATCATTACTACTTCGTTTTGGTCCAACAGCATATAACGACCCCATGGAAGCGTTGACAAGGCTCAAGCAGACCAGCTCCGTCGCTGGTTACATGGCGCAGTTCGAAACATTATCCAATCGCTTGAGGGGGCTCTCGGATGTCCATAAGTTGAGTTGTTTTCTCAGCGGCTTGAAGGACGAGCTCCGCATACCAATCCGAATG CTCCGCCTGCAACCGTATTGCCAGAAAACGGTGGCGTTGCGCCGGAATATGAAGTTGGCTCCACGCTTCTATGGGCCTTTCAAGGTGCTTCAGAAGCTTGGATCTATGGCCTACCACCTTGAGTTACCCCCCCTCTTCTAA
- the LOC121259278 gene encoding classical arabinogalactan protein 26 → MASIWSILTMFMLFAAYSSLASASALNMKVSTISAAPAILPSAPASPPVLSPDISPLFPSPGGVALPPSESSLPTIPSSQSPPNPDFLVAPGHDAAFPPSESLPASSSISIAPSGPLDFVLLLSLVTVCMVQSLGI, encoded by the coding sequence ATGGCTTCCATTTGGTCAATCTTGACAATGTTTATGCTCTTTGCTGCCTACTCTTCATTAGCGTCAGCATCTGCACTAAATATGAAAGTTTCAACTATTTCAGCTGCGCCTGCTATCTTGCCAAGTGCTCCTGCATCCCCTCCAGTTCTATCCCCAGACATTAGTCCCTTGTTCCCTTCTCCTGGTGGTGTGGCACTTCCTCCTTCTGAGTCATCACTGCCTACTATCCCTTCGAGCCAGAGCCCTCCGAACCCGGATTTTCTGGTTGCTCCTGGGCATGACGCAGCCTTTCCACCATCTGAGTCTTTGCCGGCATCGTCCTCAATTTCTATAGCTCCATCCGGTCCTCTAGACTTTGTTTTACTGCTAAGTTTGGTGACGGTTTGCATGGTGCAGAGCCTTGGTATATGA
- the LOC121259279 gene encoding protein NETWORKED 3C isoform X2, which yields MVEMMMKNQTSHRWWFDSHNSSRRSPWLQSTLAELDGKTTAMLKLIEEDADSFAQRAEMYYKKRPELISMVEEFYRAHRSLAERYDQLKSDSSTRLLTTLGSPFSSTKDRLEKLTSMMDQTDDGYSETCDPEESVESEVDDPELDYETEVDQEIKAEAIPSGVSNDEVKKLREEIERLKEENIIQRDLLVQKDEEKREVIRQLSLAVDVLKDENVKLRKYLARDSPNPKKRAPFEFNIFKGAFLGKLFNGPPKVSVVAL from the exons ATGGTggaaatgatgatgaagaaCCAAACATCACACCGGTGGTGGTTTGACAGCCACAACAGCTCAAGGCGCTCACCATGGCTCCAATCTACTCTTGCCG AACTAGATGGGAAGACGACGGCCATGCTAAAATTGATCGAAGAGGATGCAGATTCATTTGCTCAACGAGCTGAGATGTATTACAAGAAGCGACCAGAGCTGATCAGCATGGTTGAAGAGTTTTACAGAGCTCACCGATCATTAGCTGAGCGATATGATCAATTGAAGTCTGACTCTAGCACTCGCCTCCTTACAACCTTGGGGTCTCCATTTTCTTCCACTAAAGATCGACTGGAGAAGTTAACAAGTATGATGGATCAAACGGATGATGGCTACTCTGAGACTTGTGACCCTGAGGAGTCCGTTGAGTCTGAAGTTGATGATCCTGAACTAGATTATGAAACTGAAGTTGATCAAGAAATAAAGGCAGAGGCCATTCCAAGTGGGGTCAGTAATGATGAAGTGAAGAAGTTGAGGGAAGAGATAGAAAGACTTAAAGAAGAGAACATAATTCAACGAGATCTACTAGTGCagaaagatgaagagaagagagaagtaATAAGACAGCTGAGCTTGGCAGTGGATGTGCTTAAGGATGAAAATGTGAAACTGAGGAAGTATCTTGCTAGAGACTCCCCCAACCCAAAGAAACGGGCTCCTTTTGAGTTCAACATATTTAAGGGGGCATTTCTGGGGAAGTTGTTTAATGGGCCTCCGAAGGTTAGTGTTGTTGCTTTGTAG
- the LOC121259279 gene encoding protein NETWORKED 3C isoform X1: MRVRTDKMVEMMMKNQTSHRWWFDSHNSSRRSPWLQSTLAELDGKTTAMLKLIEEDADSFAQRAEMYYKKRPELISMVEEFYRAHRSLAERYDQLKSDSSTRLLTTLGSPFSSTKDRLEKLTSMMDQTDDGYSETCDPEESVESEVDDPELDYETEVDQEIKAEAIPSGVSNDEVKKLREEIERLKEENIIQRDLLVQKDEEKREVIRQLSLAVDVLKDENVKLRKYLARDSPNPKKRAPFEFNIFKGAFLGKLFNGPPKVSVVAL; the protein is encoded by the exons ATGCGG GTACGGACTGATAAGATGGTggaaatgatgatgaagaaCCAAACATCACACCGGTGGTGGTTTGACAGCCACAACAGCTCAAGGCGCTCACCATGGCTCCAATCTACTCTTGCCG AACTAGATGGGAAGACGACGGCCATGCTAAAATTGATCGAAGAGGATGCAGATTCATTTGCTCAACGAGCTGAGATGTATTACAAGAAGCGACCAGAGCTGATCAGCATGGTTGAAGAGTTTTACAGAGCTCACCGATCATTAGCTGAGCGATATGATCAATTGAAGTCTGACTCTAGCACTCGCCTCCTTACAACCTTGGGGTCTCCATTTTCTTCCACTAAAGATCGACTGGAGAAGTTAACAAGTATGATGGATCAAACGGATGATGGCTACTCTGAGACTTGTGACCCTGAGGAGTCCGTTGAGTCTGAAGTTGATGATCCTGAACTAGATTATGAAACTGAAGTTGATCAAGAAATAAAGGCAGAGGCCATTCCAAGTGGGGTCAGTAATGATGAAGTGAAGAAGTTGAGGGAAGAGATAGAAAGACTTAAAGAAGAGAACATAATTCAACGAGATCTACTAGTGCagaaagatgaagagaagagagaagtaATAAGACAGCTGAGCTTGGCAGTGGATGTGCTTAAGGATGAAAATGTGAAACTGAGGAAGTATCTTGCTAGAGACTCCCCCAACCCAAAGAAACGGGCTCCTTTTGAGTTCAACATATTTAAGGGGGCATTTCTGGGGAAGTTGTTTAATGGGCCTCCGAAGGTTAGTGTTGTTGCTTTGTAG